One Calditrichia bacterium DNA window includes the following coding sequences:
- a CDS encoding response regulator transcription factor: MAEETIYVAIVEDDREIRQLLTLIIDGSPGYACKQSFNDCESAIPAIEKNPPDVLLMDIDLPGISGIEGVRQIKEKQSDIDCIMLTIKEDDESVFESICAGATGYLVKDTPPVALLEAIRDVYNGGAPMSASIARRVIGSFKKPAESPLTTRETEILNLLCDGENYKTIADKLFISGDTVRAHIKNIYRKLQVNSRAEAVKKAIKNRLV; encoded by the coding sequence ATGGCAGAAGAAACGATTTACGTTGCAATAGTGGAAGATGACCGGGAAATCCGTCAATTGTTGACGCTGATTATCGACGGCTCGCCCGGTTACGCCTGCAAACAGTCGTTCAACGATTGCGAAAGTGCGATTCCTGCGATTGAAAAAAATCCGCCGGATGTGCTGTTGATGGATATCGATTTGCCGGGAATCTCCGGCATCGAAGGCGTTCGCCAAATCAAGGAAAAACAATCGGATATCGATTGCATTATGTTGACGATCAAAGAAGATGATGAATCGGTGTTTGAATCCATTTGCGCCGGTGCAACCGGTTATTTGGTGAAAGATACGCCACCGGTTGCGTTGCTGGAAGCCATCCGCGATGTGTATAACGGTGGTGCGCCGATGAGCGCCAGCATCGCCCGCCGGGTGATCGGCTCGTTCAAAAAACCGGCGGAATCGCCCCTCACCACCCGCGAAACGGAGATACTCAACTTGCTGTGTGATGGCGAAAATTACAAAACTATTGCCGATAAATTGTTTATCAGCGGCGATACGGTTCGGGCGCACATCAAAAATATTTATCGTAAATTACAGGTTAATTCCCGCGCGGAAGCGGTGAAAAAAGCGATTAAAAACCGGTTGGTCTGA
- a CDS encoding type II toxin-antitoxin system VapC family toxin — protein sequence MNLVDSSGWLEYFADGNNASFFAPIIEDTDNLIVSTINIFEVFKVVLSQRGEDKAIEAIAILRQGKVVDVTPKISLDAAKLSYDMKLPMADSIILITARMHNAKLWTQDKDFQQFSDVNYINK from the coding sequence ATGAATCTTGTTGATTCTTCCGGGTGGTTAGAATATTTTGCTGATGGGAATAACGCATCTTTTTTTGCACCGATCATCGAGGATACAGATAATCTTATCGTATCAACGATTAATATTTTTGAAGTTTTTAAAGTTGTACTATCCCAACGTGGTGAGGACAAAGCCATTGAGGCAATTGCCATTTTACGGCAAGGAAAAGTGGTTGATGTAACTCCTAAAATTTCGCTGGATGCTGCGAAACTTAGCTACGATATGAAACTGCCAATGGCAGATAGTATTATTTTGATAACTGCAAGAATGCATAACGCGAAACTCTGGACACAGGACAAAGATTTTCAACAATTTAGCGACGTAAATTATATCAACAAATAA
- a CDS encoding AbrB/MazE/SpoVT family DNA-binding domain-containing protein, whose amino-acid sequence MVTVTVSSKYQIVIPQAIRNVLDIQVGQKIQLIPYQNRIEIVPLVDVKKMRGFLKGIDTTVNRESDRI is encoded by the coding sequence ATGGTTACCGTAACAGTATCATCGAAATACCAAATTGTGATTCCGCAGGCGATTCGCAATGTGCTTGATATTCAGGTTGGCCAAAAAATTCAATTAATACCGTACCAAAACAGGATCGAGATTGTTCCTTTGGTTGATGTAAAAAAGATGCGGGGATTTTTGAAAGGAATTGATACAACTGTCAACCGTGAAAGTGATCGCATATGA
- a CDS encoding T9SS type A sorting domain-containing protein — MKRWLQALFFLAFSAAAMAQQNDVPNPGFENWTGFLPDGWYVNNPGGNEPISQSTDARSGSFAMRGETLDFFGNPYPPGFWAGSITSQLVPVSSNYDNLTGYYKYSPAGGDTLFITVNIFDVSNNLLGSGYARIFETKTSYTAFEAPIEYVQSGVADKASIVGVILPEAGQLPAIGTVFLLDDLKFDGAVGIRPIADGQIPGQMALRQNYPNPFNPSTTIEFSLPEATSAKLTIYNMLGEVVATLADQPMAAGSYRYEWTADNLPSGITFTGEAAIFASKTDSGAVNPLNTGSKQ, encoded by the coding sequence ATGAAACGTTGGCTACAGGCTTTATTCTTTTTGGCGTTTTCGGCAGCGGCGATGGCACAGCAAAATGACGTGCCGAATCCCGGATTTGAAAATTGGACGGGCTTTTTACCGGATGGCTGGTATGTGAACAATCCCGGCGGAAATGAGCCGATCAGCCAATCCACCGATGCGCGCAGCGGTTCTTTTGCGATGAGAGGGGAAACACTCGATTTTTTTGGCAATCCCTACCCACCGGGATTTTGGGCCGGCAGCATCACAAGTCAGTTGGTGCCGGTATCATCCAATTACGATAATTTAACCGGTTATTATAAATATTCGCCGGCCGGCGGCGATACGCTGTTTATTACCGTCAATATTTTCGATGTCAGCAACAATCTGCTGGGCAGCGGTTACGCCCGTATTTTCGAAACCAAAACCAGTTACACAGCTTTTGAAGCGCCCATCGAGTATGTTCAATCCGGCGTTGCGGATAAGGCATCGATTGTCGGGGTTATCCTTCCGGAAGCCGGACAATTGCCGGCAATCGGCACCGTATTTTTGCTGGACGATCTGAAATTTGACGGTGCTGTCGGCATCCGGCCGATTGCGGATGGGCAAATTCCGGGGCAAATGGCATTGCGACAAAATTACCCGAATCCGTTCAATCCTTCCACAACCATCGAGTTCAGTTTGCCAGAGGCAACTTCTGCAAAATTAACCATTTACAATATGCTTGGTGAAGTGGTGGCAACGCTGGCTGACCAGCCTATGGCGGCTGGAAGCTATCGTTACGAATGGACAGCGGATAATTTGCCGAGTGGCATTACATTTACCGGCGAAGCGGCAATTTTCGCAAGCAAAACTGATTCTGGCGCGGTAAATCCACTCAATACCGGATCAAAGCAATGA
- a CDS encoding OmpA family protein yields the protein MAGKLTRNGATTYVVVSGTQFRDDMVLFMIDVIEVKAAEDDLIIIDPDAMLREIEMNGKVALYGIYFDTGKWDIRPESNETLAAVATLLKNNPKMKLYIVGHTDDTGGLQMNLDLSKNRAQSVVKTMVETYGIADNRLAAFGAGPHAPASTNRTADGRQLNRRVELVEQLPQ from the coding sequence GTGGCGGGAAAACTGACGCGCAACGGTGCAACCACTTACGTTGTCGTCAGCGGAACACAGTTTCGCGATGATATGGTGTTGTTTATGATCGACGTTATCGAAGTGAAGGCGGCGGAAGACGATCTCATTATCATCGATCCCGATGCGATGCTGCGCGAAATTGAGATGAACGGAAAAGTTGCGCTTTACGGCATTTATTTCGATACCGGAAAATGGGATATCCGCCCGGAATCCAACGAAACGTTGGCAGCCGTTGCCACTTTGCTGAAAAATAACCCCAAAATGAAGCTTTACATCGTCGGGCACACTGACGATACCGGCGGATTGCAGATGAACCTGGATTTGTCCAAAAACCGTGCGCAATCGGTTGTCAAAACGATGGTGGAAACATACGGCATTGCGGACAACCGGCTCGCAGCATTCGGCGCGGGACCGCACGCCCCGGCTTCAACCAACCGCACCGCCGACGGTCGCCAGTTGAATCGCCGGGTTGAACTGGTCGAACAACTGCCGCAATAA
- a CDS encoding VWA domain-containing protein: protein MWGQLQGKTKMEVAVSVLSNSINNLPENQEIGFVAYGHRKEGDCQDVEFLIDIDNSSKSNVIEALKKIKPLGKTPLAFSALQVIDRLRTTQKKATIILLTDGIESCNGNICDVINAAKAEGIDFKLHIIGFGLKAGETEQLECAADAGGGKYYDAADAGSLSDVMNEATATTVDKPDGNFTVFAIKNGKPIDAYVKAYRAGTKKE from the coding sequence ATGTGGGGGCAATTGCAGGGGAAAACGAAGATGGAAGTGGCTGTTAGCGTGTTGTCGAATTCAATTAACAATCTTCCGGAGAATCAGGAAATCGGGTTTGTGGCATACGGGCACAGAAAAGAGGGCGATTGTCAGGACGTTGAATTTTTGATAGATATCGATAATTCATCAAAATCAAACGTAATTGAGGCATTAAAAAAAATAAAACCGCTGGGCAAAACACCGTTAGCATTTTCTGCATTACAGGTGATCGATCGCCTGCGAACGACCCAAAAGAAGGCCACCATCATTTTACTTACCGATGGCATAGAATCCTGCAATGGCAATATTTGCGATGTTATTAATGCCGCCAAAGCGGAAGGAATTGATTTCAAACTTCACATCATCGGTTTCGGGTTGAAAGCGGGTGAAACAGAGCAGCTGGAATGTGCCGCAGATGCGGGTGGTGGAAAATATTATGACGCAGCAGATGCCGGCTCTCTCAGTGACGTAATGAATGAAGCAACAGCAACAACGGTCGATAAACCTGATGGCAATTTCACGGTTTTTGCAATCAAAAATGGAAAACCCATTGATGCATATGTAAAAGCTTATCGCGCTGGCACGAAAAAGGAGTAG
- a CDS encoding class I SAM-dependent RNA methyltransferase translates to MKLTETLSIFAVCAPGIEPVLERELRQLFAESPVLASIKKEEGGISFRGNFADVQLANLWLRTASRVLIRVASFVAGGFDQFRQKFGLVPWERYVLPEIPLQFRISSYKSQLYHTEAIAERAQESIEKRTGVPVLRFHGSDEDAETPQRIIIRFFKDRCTVSLDSSGDNLYRRGYRLAVAKAPLRETFAAAMLLASGWDGQSPFLDPFCGSGAIPIEAGLIAGNIAPGIFRKFSFENWETFVDDDWQQIRSAAETLRREIVAPIAGADRDAGAVQYSIENAERAGLADAVTFSCRAVTDNKRFGDSNGWIVTNPPYGTRIRHNRDLRNLFAAFGNLCRENFSGWSCGFLCTEEELVRQTRLKMEPKLAFSNGGISVEFFVTK, encoded by the coding sequence ATGAAATTAACCGAAACACTCTCGATATTTGCAGTTTGCGCACCGGGCATTGAGCCGGTTTTGGAACGCGAACTGCGGCAATTATTTGCCGAATCGCCGGTTTTGGCGAGCATTAAAAAAGAAGAAGGCGGCATCAGCTTCCGGGGCAATTTTGCGGATGTGCAACTGGCGAATCTCTGGCTGCGCACTGCCAGCCGCGTGTTGATTCGCGTTGCCAGCTTTGTGGCCGGCGGCTTCGACCAGTTTCGTCAGAAATTCGGGTTGGTGCCGTGGGAACGCTATGTGCTGCCGGAAATTCCGCTGCAATTTCGCATCAGTTCCTACAAATCGCAGCTCTATCACACCGAGGCGATTGCCGAACGGGCGCAGGAATCCATCGAAAAACGCACCGGCGTGCCGGTATTGCGTTTTCACGGCAGCGACGAAGACGCGGAAACACCCCAACGCATTATCATTCGCTTTTTCAAAGATCGTTGCACAGTCAGTCTGGACAGTTCCGGCGATAATCTGTATCGGCGCGGCTACCGGCTGGCGGTCGCCAAAGCGCCGCTTCGGGAAACCTTTGCGGCGGCGATGCTGTTGGCATCCGGTTGGGACGGGCAATCGCCATTTCTCGATCCGTTTTGCGGCTCCGGTGCCATTCCCATCGAAGCAGGACTGATTGCCGGAAACATCGCACCGGGTATTTTTCGCAAATTCTCGTTTGAAAACTGGGAAACATTTGTGGACGACGATTGGCAGCAAATCCGCAGTGCCGCGGAAACATTGCGCCGGGAAATTGTTGCGCCGATAGCCGGTGCAGATCGCGATGCCGGCGCCGTTCAATATTCGATCGAAAACGCCGAACGTGCCGGATTAGCGGATGCGGTCACATTTTCCTGCCGCGCTGTCACCGACAACAAACGATTTGGCGATTCGAACGGCTGGATCGTCACCAATCCGCCGTATGGCACGCGCATCCGCCACAACCGCGATTTGCGCAACCTGTTTGCCGCATTCGGGAATCTCTGCCGGGAAAATTTCTCCGGCTGGAGTTGCGGATTTTTATGTACAGAAGAAGAACTGGTTCGCCAAACCCGGCTAAAAATGGAACCAAAACTGGCATTCAGCAACGGCGGTATTTCCGTAGAATTTTTTGTGACCAAATGA
- a CDS encoding DUF4062 domain-containing protein yields the protein MKVFISSTYEDLAEYRIAVRDFLKSLEHEPLMLPSPVDDDIPDYKKLIDETEVFIGIYAHRYGILPKGDEQSLIEQEYRYAVQKGKDILCYIVDPDAEWPEKWKEDDFIKRTRLEAFLENLRKDHPVANFREPQDILRHSRPFLDQFSDIYDRLKHLHNWSIKLPETQKLAKIAELAKQFQSQTLNGHAFQLASLLISRDFLINKNDPAYPLIDDVEKLLKNELSAVAFAENAPSGYSIEQVISSNGIPKVAIFAVPALIVGLLLGAFFFSGPNTASAPEKAKPVMTLAVNDSVETPTTAAEQKTETPPETEKAAPKPAETAQKQPEKQKTPSETESVKSTPVTTPAIAETQPAKAEPEKSTPETASQRSESAQKTTEEQPQPIAPATENSRQSQPVAQSTPQQPASQPESQPVVDNRPGARIIQPENLVVCADVNRDTRMPEGVADTLSAGTIWMWARLTTDRADSIRAEWFLDGERLGSKSANIPVASPGYRIYFSRYIEENRSGAGKLVLFNGNNEQIGERNFWIASAGN from the coding sequence ATGAAAGTGTTTATCAGTTCGACCTACGAAGATTTAGCCGAATACCGCATCGCCGTGCGCGATTTTCTAAAATCCCTCGAACACGAGCCGCTGATGCTGCCCTCACCGGTTGATGACGACATTCCCGATTACAAAAAACTGATCGACGAAACCGAAGTATTTATTGGTATTTACGCCCATCGCTACGGCATTTTGCCAAAGGGCGATGAGCAATCGCTGATCGAGCAGGAATACCGTTACGCTGTTCAAAAAGGGAAAGATATTCTTTGTTACATCGTTGATCCGGATGCCGAGTGGCCGGAAAAATGGAAAGAGGACGACTTCATCAAACGCACCCGATTGGAAGCGTTTTTGGAGAATTTGCGGAAAGATCACCCGGTTGCCAATTTCCGCGAGCCGCAGGATATTTTGCGGCATTCCCGCCCGTTTCTCGATCAATTCAGCGATATTTACGATCGGCTGAAGCATCTGCACAACTGGTCGATCAAGTTGCCGGAAACCCAAAAGCTGGCCAAAATTGCCGAACTTGCCAAACAGTTCCAGTCGCAAACGCTGAACGGACATGCCTTTCAATTGGCCAGTTTGCTGATCTCGCGCGATTTTTTGATCAACAAAAACGATCCCGCTTATCCGCTGATTGACGATGTAGAAAAGCTGCTCAAAAACGAATTGAGCGCGGTGGCCTTTGCAGAAAACGCGCCGTCCGGTTATTCGATTGAACAGGTGATCAGCAGCAACGGCATCCCGAAAGTGGCGATATTTGCGGTGCCCGCGCTGATTGTCGGGTTGCTGTTGGGCGCATTTTTCTTCTCCGGACCGAACACTGCATCAGCACCGGAAAAAGCAAAACCGGTGATGACACTGGCAGTAAATGATTCTGTCGAAACTCCAACTACTGCCGCCGAACAGAAAACGGAAACACCGCCGGAAACGGAAAAAGCCGCACCAAAACCCGCCGAAACGGCCCAAAAACAGCCGGAAAAACAGAAAACACCATCGGAAACGGAATCGGTGAAATCGACGCCGGTCACGACGCCGGCAATCGCGGAAACCCAACCGGCGAAAGCTGAACCGGAAAAATCAACTCCCGAAACCGCGTCGCAACGCAGCGAATCTGCCCAAAAAACTACGGAAGAACAGCCGCAGCCCATCGCTCCGGCGACGGAAAATTCCCGCCAATCACAACCGGTTGCGCAATCGACACCGCAACAACCTGCATCGCAACCGGAAAGTCAGCCAGTTGTCGACAACCGTCCCGGTGCGCGGATTATCCAGCCGGAAAATCTGGTGGTTTGCGCCGATGTCAATCGCGATACGCGTATGCCGGAAGGCGTTGCCGATACGCTGAGTGCCGGCACCATCTGGATGTGGGCACGCCTCACGACCGATCGTGCGGACAGCATCCGCGCGGAGTGGTTTCTGGATGGCGAGCGGCTCGGGAGCAAATCCGCGAATATTCCAGTGGCGAGTCCCGGCTATCGCATCTATTTTTCGCGATATATCGAAGAAAACCGCAGCGGCGCCGGAAAACTGGTGCTGTTCAACGGCAACAATGAGCAAATCGGAGAGCGCAATTTCTGGATCGCATCCGCCGGAAATTGA